A single window of Flavobacterium aestivum DNA harbors:
- a CDS encoding sacsin N-terminal ATP-binding-like domain-containing protein → MKEDKVLDVEFKSFDDQIEETEIEKKLSIPAKRLMEKLEPIPSKIESLQYRWFWELIQNASDFNSEVDIELEYKENTLVFRHNGQPFKLVDVENLITPDSDKDDTDIDDDYIGRFGSGFISTHALSALITVEGLVKDKYRENVYYSFEFDLDRNLYNSKTKLIDSIQTSESQFKSNYISSEHLPGSFETKFTYDLTKGLSNLTPKEVAKSGIEYAVKILPLVFTFLPKLKSVKFIQNDGSLKESYFYQKSRNDQSGLCEIGYKINSVAQPDIKVKYAVQDDVTVAVEIKDNLVVEYPENIAVLFLYLPMIGSEKFPFPVSINSQKFKPEIERNGINISNNDIENRNNLSNGVKAYQKLLETLSKDGVGNLYNLVKLKSDRIKALSNDSMWFQQNIERDFKIVLDQVKFVNCSGESIAYSELKLPFIPENKSESKDLDFYDTVCDLIVGKVPGRVEYLKWLKNIDFTIFKQVPFRLDAAVKIVEDTKNLVQLSKLLKKNEQDTTKWLAVFIKYVMENDNGLLTKHQIIPCKSEEGTFVNRDAEIYTDNGVDDDLIEVFNKMKNENYRNKLLNDVINEEVIDLLPLNKFKRWDSLAKEIDDIFRVRLDGNSKLSQNELDGLRILLKWLKGKGFPDWKELPVYFPTFHGSYSNFFMESFNEEERVKAITIRNSGKQDSLLRLAESDVTEAELNKVVDSISEVKKIISIIEYGANLTQLKELVELFPNKIPSHLMDIAREEGEKKRDFDTKSKIGSDVEKLFKAVFEKTYLGFIVEKANLDVVNFVYAGGGSYDFRITNSTGQSFFIEMKSVKHGNIDAVKLAMSQLERAVDPKFKEHYCIALIERTKDIKDMDEEYILKNLKFIPVPGLFLESVYEDHKKVIESTSRAKEAKLLMLNADFRCSIDYEFLLSKSKLIDELETAVINSLKG, encoded by the coding sequence ATGAAAGAAGATAAAGTTTTAGATGTAGAATTTAAATCATTTGATGACCAAATCGAGGAAACTGAAATTGAAAAAAAGTTAAGTATTCCAGCCAAAAGATTGATGGAAAAATTAGAACCTATACCTAGTAAAATAGAATCTCTTCAGTATAGATGGTTTTGGGAATTAATTCAAAATGCAAGTGATTTTAATTCTGAAGTTGATATTGAATTAGAGTATAAAGAAAATACTTTAGTATTTCGACATAATGGCCAGCCCTTTAAACTTGTAGATGTTGAAAATTTAATAACACCGGATTCAGATAAAGATGACACTGATATTGATGATGATTATATTGGGCGTTTTGGGAGTGGTTTCATATCAACACATGCTCTTTCTGCTTTAATTACAGTTGAGGGTCTGGTCAAAGATAAATACAGAGAAAATGTATATTACAGTTTTGAATTTGACTTAGACAGAAATCTATATAATTCTAAAACTAAATTGATAGATTCAATTCAAACTTCAGAAAGCCAGTTTAAAAGTAATTATATATCATCTGAGCACTTGCCCGGATCTTTTGAAACAAAATTCACTTATGATTTAACTAAAGGATTATCTAATCTAACTCCCAAAGAAGTTGCAAAATCAGGTATTGAATATGCTGTTAAGATTTTACCATTAGTTTTTACTTTTCTACCAAAACTTAAATCGGTTAAGTTTATTCAAAATGACGGTAGCTTAAAAGAAAGCTATTTTTATCAAAAAAGTAGGAATGATCAGTCTGGATTGTGTGAAATTGGTTATAAAATAAATTCAGTAGCCCAACCAGATATAAAAGTTAAGTATGCTGTCCAAGATGATGTTACAGTTGCTGTAGAAATAAAAGATAATCTTGTTGTGGAATATCCGGAAAATATCGCTGTACTCTTTTTATATCTTCCCATGATTGGTTCAGAAAAATTTCCTTTTCCAGTTTCAATAAATTCACAAAAATTTAAACCGGAAATAGAAAGAAATGGAATAAACATTTCAAATAATGACATTGAAAATAGAAATAATTTATCAAATGGAGTTAAAGCGTATCAAAAGTTGCTTGAAACATTGTCAAAAGATGGAGTTGGAAATTTATATAATTTGGTTAAATTAAAGAGCGATAGGATAAAAGCACTTTCAAATGATTCTATGTGGTTTCAGCAGAATATTGAAAGAGACTTTAAAATCGTACTCGATCAGGTAAAGTTTGTTAATTGTAGTGGAGAAAGTATTGCATACTCTGAACTAAAACTTCCTTTTATTCCAGAAAATAAATCAGAATCAAAAGATTTAGATTTTTATGATACGGTTTGTGATTTAATAGTAGGGAAGGTACCCGGCAGAGTTGAATATTTAAAATGGCTGAAAAATATAGATTTCACAATATTTAAACAAGTTCCATTTAGATTAGATGCAGCTGTAAAAATAGTAGAAGATACTAAAAATTTAGTCCAGCTTTCAAAACTGCTTAAGAAAAATGAACAAGATACAACTAAATGGCTCGCTGTTTTTATAAAGTATGTAATGGAAAATGATAATGGCCTGCTTACAAAACATCAAATAATTCCTTGTAAATCAGAAGAAGGTACATTTGTAAACAGAGATGCAGAAATTTATACAGATAATGGAGTTGATGATGATTTGATTGAGGTTTTTAATAAAATGAAAAATGAGAATTATCGAAATAAGCTTTTAAATGATGTAATAAATGAAGAGGTCATTGATCTATTACCTCTAAATAAATTTAAAAGATGGGATTCTCTTGCAAAAGAAATAGATGATATTTTCCGGGTACGATTAGATGGCAATTCTAAATTATCACAAAACGAATTAGATGGATTAAGGATTTTACTTAAATGGCTTAAAGGGAAAGGATTCCCTGATTGGAAAGAACTTCCAGTTTACTTTCCAACATTTCATGGTTCATATTCCAACTTCTTTATGGAAAGTTTTAATGAAGAAGAAAGGGTAAAAGCAATTACAATTCGTAACAGTGGGAAACAAGATTCATTACTTAGACTTGCAGAATCCGATGTTACTGAAGCAGAATTAAACAAAGTTGTAGATAGTATTTCTGAGGTAAAGAAAATAATCAGCATAATAGAATACGGCGCAAATCTAACACAGCTTAAAGAGCTGGTAGAATTGTTTCCTAATAAAATACCTTCACACTTAATGGATATTGCACGTGAAGAAGGAGAAAAAAAACGAGATTTTGATACAAAGTCAAAAATTGGCAGCGATGTTGAAAAATTATTTAAAGCTGTCTTTGAAAAAACATATTTAGGGTTTATTGTCGAAAAAGCAAATTTAGATGTTGTAAATTTTGTGTATGCTGGAGGAGGATCTTATGATTTTAGAATTACTAATTCGACTGGTCAGTCTTTTTTTATTGAAATGAAATCGGTCAAGCATGGAAACATTGATGCAGTTAAACTTGCAATGTCACAATTAGAGAGAGCTGTAGATCCTAAATTTAAAGAACATTATTGTATTGCTCTAATTGAACGTACAAAAGATATTAAGGATATGGATGAAGAGTATATTTTAAAAAACTTAAAATTTATTCCAGTTCCTGGACTTTTTCTAGAATCAGTTTATGAAGATCATAAAAAAGTAATTGAAAGTACAAGTAGAGCCAAAGAAGCTAAGCTTTTGATGCTGAACGCTGATTTTAGATGTAGTATTGATTACGAATTTCTTTTAAGTAAATCCAAATTAATTGATGAACTTGAAACAGCAGTGATAAATAGTTTAAAAGGCTAA
- a CDS encoding DEAD/DEAH box helicase — MSQEIKFKKIYSEIQDRLKESILSLWATGDAQFQDYLSDLFEEEKLLAEPVFQNTFPWTPAKESFGDLTNLFDSSFINKLDKIKGEYEFPKNRNPYKHQITSWNTLLKENKSIAVTTGTGSGKTECFMLPVLQDLYENCQDDIGVRAIFLYPLNALIGSQKKRMDAWVKALDGLTYAVYNGNTEEDSTAINRNKYLPELISRKQIRETPPQVLFTNPSMLEYILVRDKDVPLLENSKGKLRWILLDEAHTLVGSAASEMALLIRRVVDAFEVDIKDLRFAITSATVGSGEESEKSLKDFMANLCGIESHQIEVITGKREFKELPDNFQIANKNEIEVLRKKVYNSNAITLTQITESLITKKSSLDEKLEIVDSIVENKNGEVSILPLRAHLFSRGIGGVYVCSNPNCEKHKSFDSKSLLGTMTTYAEKNCSHCNFPMFELVACRSCGNELLKAEKRLERNGNEILTLSTSINQDNFIVDDIDNDESENVNPITESFFFTKRNTNKRHAPHTLEFGIDNSGRINRNQDIFIEADRDGECVCPYCSNNLDNPLYFRISSSFMNRILSDVFLENTPGADEIHSEMLWEGHKYISFTDSRQGTAKISALINIDNENNWIRSQVFHKLWQEQLNISSDETFNSDELKELEQQLELQKIPVLRKAIEESINSIKANAQRNNEKVRLTWKHLYDYLNPKSDLKTLFKNNNPREDNMSNLERYSRALLFDNFARRIPRERSLENLGMVSLVYPDLDNVQLPAIATQYNLTLEDWKSILKIGLDYVIRYQFNFFVDTVIYPYSTSFLRSVHIHEPDSNLPNVKKWPTFSRNELRPNRMALLLCAGLGFLNRAEINNEIEDDINQLLTEIWRTIRSRVLDADGNGFKLNIEERTKFQLSEKLWLCPVKKRLIDAQFKGYSPWITGSFTEDNIRHFEIKQSQPFTFPKFQFPFNRNEQNELNLSATKDWITNNSAEWKQNGLWNDIHEKIILNRPVYLSGEHSAQQNEKRLKQLEDKFEKAEINILNCSTTMEMGVDIGGISTVVMNNVPPGPANYLQRAGRAGRRKESKSIAFTVCAPNPVGLNAFNMPTWALTHKIAPPFISFNSVQVIERHINAFFLGKFVQTDAVRGIRVTAEINDFFFNELEPIAVKFITWLMGNEVKQYSNQVADLVRNTGYEDKNFTYILNKVFSNFNQLLKKSKSKKEGFESKLKEMEEEFGNTSPAYKAVNIQYIQFLKKNALTFLAQEGFLPTAGLPTGIVEFDTTNIDSLNNRNSGKKENPSYFITRALTEFAPGNNIVIDGMNYHSLGIILDDNRGNQSSKEIIQLCNSCGYQRIVEVSEGQTIETECPHCHNHNFRGLVSDNDGNRGIFTEMIQPAGFAVDIYQTPNRKISESSRIQYVDPLLINVKPWENNSNNIYDIRESEENGEILYYNIGNGNGFHVCLHCGKTGLSLEQLNDHRRLRGGKDDYGGSACSGNYSATAIRPNVILGGRFKTDFSEIRIRENNAYSRNEILLYSLGSIFVKELASYLAIEHGELDFGIKRYDTYSTIFIFDTTKGGAGYANQFFLYADEIFKHSKNKLECNCQTACTKCLIDRKTQWHINLLDRNIALEWLNNITDFTTPDDIISSYPSAKRMLGSIKQELTKLNYASKIKEAWLFVNPNVQSWDLDNMLFLENLKSKAIVNIVLKAAPIITNNQDVMTLIQLSAWAKLWIQKSVPNEALTTISFVQLQDGTNQEYIVNDTVNLDLDNNWGESGNAELYKVNSLAIPTLQSFETDKLLNTGAVFEAEISTDSILSSVNLADEVLNKLGNKIDLGSKMKDKKFNVSYSDRYLKTPFGCLLMLQFITRIQTMLHFEIDNFTFFGQEFYNERTPQKLFHEFKDRESRDSYLKSFSYELGASNVNVVSDSIPHYRYFEFSNDEIKIIIRPDAGIEHGWKLKDNNLRVEEINGLDKDFEIIKMNNHPILYTISIENS, encoded by the coding sequence ATGAGCCAAGAAATAAAATTCAAAAAGATATATAGTGAGATTCAAGATAGATTAAAAGAATCTATTTTATCACTTTGGGCAACTGGTGATGCTCAATTTCAAGACTATTTATCAGATTTATTTGAAGAAGAAAAATTGTTAGCCGAACCGGTTTTCCAAAATACATTCCCATGGACACCAGCGAAGGAGTCATTTGGCGATTTAACGAATTTGTTTGATAGTAGTTTTATTAATAAACTAGATAAGATAAAGGGAGAATATGAATTTCCTAAAAATAGAAATCCTTACAAGCATCAAATTACGAGTTGGAACACTCTTCTAAAAGAAAATAAATCAATAGCAGTTACTACTGGTACAGGTTCTGGTAAAACAGAATGTTTTATGTTACCAGTTCTACAAGATTTATACGAAAACTGTCAAGATGATATTGGAGTAAGAGCTATATTCTTATATCCTTTAAATGCGTTAATTGGCAGTCAGAAAAAGAGAATGGATGCATGGGTAAAAGCGCTTGATGGGTTGACCTATGCTGTTTATAATGGAAATACAGAGGAAGATTCAACTGCTATTAATAGAAATAAATATTTACCAGAACTAATATCAAGAAAACAGATTCGTGAAACTCCACCTCAAGTGCTTTTTACAAATCCTTCAATGTTGGAGTATATTCTAGTTCGTGATAAAGATGTACCACTACTGGAAAATTCTAAAGGTAAATTGCGTTGGATTTTGTTAGACGAGGCACACACATTAGTAGGTTCAGCAGCTTCAGAAATGGCTTTACTGATCAGAAGAGTTGTCGATGCCTTTGAAGTTGATATTAAAGATTTACGCTTTGCAATTACATCCGCAACAGTAGGTAGTGGTGAAGAAAGTGAGAAAAGCTTAAAAGATTTTATGGCGAATCTTTGTGGAATAGAAAGCCATCAAATAGAGGTAATTACAGGTAAGAGAGAATTCAAAGAACTACCGGATAATTTTCAAATAGCTAATAAAAATGAAATTGAAGTATTAAGAAAAAAAGTATACAACTCAAATGCTATTACTTTAACTCAAATAACAGAAAGTTTAATTACAAAGAAAAGTTCATTAGATGAGAAATTAGAAATTGTTGACTCTATTGTTGAAAATAAAAATGGTGAAGTTTCAATTCTACCACTGAGAGCCCATCTTTTCTCCCGCGGAATTGGCGGTGTTTATGTTTGTTCAAATCCAAATTGTGAAAAACATAAAAGTTTTGATTCAAAAAGTCTGTTGGGTACTATGACTACTTATGCCGAAAAAAACTGTTCACATTGTAATTTTCCAATGTTTGAACTAGTCGCTTGTCGTTCGTGTGGTAATGAATTATTAAAGGCAGAAAAACGACTTGAAAGAAACGGTAATGAAATTCTAACACTTTCCACATCAATCAATCAAGACAATTTTATTGTTGATGATATTGATAATGATGAGAGTGAAAATGTAAATCCAATTACAGAATCATTTTTCTTTACAAAAAGAAATACCAATAAAAGACATGCACCACATACATTAGAATTTGGAATAGATAACAGCGGTAGAATAAATCGTAATCAAGACATTTTTATTGAAGCTGATCGAGATGGTGAATGTGTTTGTCCTTATTGTTCTAATAATCTGGATAATCCATTATATTTTAGAATATCATCCTCATTTATGAACAGAATTTTATCAGATGTTTTTTTAGAAAACACGCCAGGTGCTGATGAAATTCATTCTGAAATGCTTTGGGAAGGACATAAGTACATTTCATTTACAGATAGCCGTCAAGGAACTGCAAAAATATCAGCATTAATTAATATTGATAACGAGAACAATTGGATTCGCTCTCAGGTGTTTCATAAGCTATGGCAAGAACAATTAAATATTTCCTCTGATGAAACCTTTAATTCTGATGAATTAAAAGAACTTGAACAACAATTAGAACTTCAAAAGATTCCGGTATTAAGAAAAGCTATTGAAGAAAGTATTAATAGTATAAAAGCCAATGCTCAAAGAAACAACGAAAAAGTAAGATTGACTTGGAAACATTTATATGATTATTTAAATCCTAAATCTGATTTAAAAACACTTTTCAAGAATAACAATCCCAGGGAAGATAATATGAGCAATCTTGAAAGATATTCAAGAGCTTTATTATTTGACAATTTCGCAAGAAGAATTCCCAGAGAGCGCTCATTAGAAAATTTAGGAATGGTTAGTTTGGTCTATCCTGATTTGGATAATGTTCAATTACCTGCAATTGCAACTCAATACAATTTAACTTTAGAGGATTGGAAAAGTATTTTAAAAATAGGATTAGATTATGTTATCAGATACCAATTTAACTTCTTTGTTGACACAGTAATATATCCTTATTCAACTTCTTTTTTGAGAAGCGTGCATATCCATGAGCCGGATTCAAACTTGCCGAATGTAAAAAAATGGCCTACATTTAGTAGAAATGAATTAAGACCAAATAGAATGGCACTATTATTATGTGCTGGTTTAGGGTTTTTAAACAGAGCTGAAATTAATAACGAAATTGAAGATGATATAAACCAATTATTAACTGAAATTTGGAGAACAATAAGAAGTAGAGTTCTAGATGCTGATGGTAATGGGTTTAAGCTTAATATCGAAGAAAGAACAAAATTTCAATTATCTGAAAAACTTTGGTTATGTCCGGTAAAAAAGCGTCTAATTGACGCACAATTCAAAGGATATTCTCCTTGGATTACAGGCTCTTTTACAGAAGACAATATCAGACATTTTGAGATAAAACAATCGCAACCATTCACATTCCCAAAATTCCAATTTCCATTTAACAGAAATGAGCAAAATGAATTGAATCTTTCAGCAACAAAAGATTGGATTACTAATAATTCAGCCGAATGGAAGCAAAATGGATTATGGAATGATATTCACGAAAAAATAATTCTAAATAGACCGGTATATTTATCCGGAGAGCATTCTGCCCAACAGAATGAAAAAAGGTTAAAACAATTAGAAGATAAATTTGAAAAAGCTGAGATAAATATCCTCAACTGTTCTACAACTATGGAAATGGGTGTAGATATTGGTGGTATCTCAACAGTTGTAATGAACAATGTGCCACCTGGTCCGGCAAATTATTTACAAAGAGCTGGTCGAGCTGGTCGTAGAAAAGAAAGCAAGTCAATTGCCTTTACGGTTTGTGCTCCAAACCCGGTTGGATTAAATGCTTTTAATATGCCTACTTGGGCATTAACACATAAAATAGCTCCTCCATTTATCTCTTTCAATAGTGTTCAGGTTATTGAGCGTCATATAAATGCTTTCTTTTTAGGAAAGTTTGTTCAAACTGATGCGGTTAGAGGTATAAGGGTTACTGCCGAAATTAATGATTTTTTCTTTAATGAATTAGAGCCAATAGCGGTAAAATTCATCACTTGGTTGATGGGAAATGAAGTGAAACAATATTCAAATCAAGTAGCAGATTTAGTAAGAAATACTGGTTATGAGGATAAAAATTTCACCTACATTTTGAATAAAGTTTTTTCAAATTTTAACCAACTACTAAAAAAGTCTAAAAGTAAAAAAGAAGGTTTCGAAAGTAAATTAAAAGAGATGGAAGAAGAATTCGGAAATACTTCTCCAGCTTATAAAGCCGTGAATATTCAATACATTCAGTTTTTAAAGAAAAATGCACTTACCTTTTTAGCCCAAGAAGGATTTTTACCAACAGCTGGTTTACCAACTGGCATTGTTGAATTTGATACAACTAACATCGACAGTCTAAATAATCGGAATAGTGGGAAAAAAGAAAATCCTTCTTATTTTATTACAAGAGCATTAACGGAATTTGCACCGGGTAATAATATTGTTATTGATGGAATGAATTATCATTCTTTAGGTATTATTTTAGACGATAACAGAGGAAATCAATCATCTAAAGAAATAATCCAATTATGTAATTCTTGTGGTTACCAAAGAATTGTTGAAGTTTCTGAAGGTCAAACTATAGAAACGGAATGTCCGCATTGTCATAACCACAATTTTAGAGGATTAGTTTCTGATAATGATGGTAATAGAGGAATTTTTACAGAAATGATTCAACCGGCTGGTTTTGCTGTAGATATTTATCAGACACCAAACCGAAAAATATCCGAATCATCAAGAATTCAGTATGTCGATCCATTATTAATTAATGTTAAGCCTTGGGAAAATAATAGTAATAACATTTATGATATAAGGGAAAGTGAAGAGAATGGAGAAATTTTGTACTATAATATTGGTAATGGCAACGGTTTTCACGTTTGTTTACATTGTGGTAAAACCGGTTTATCATTAGAGCAGCTAAATGACCATAGAAGATTAAGAGGAGGAAAAGATGATTATGGAGGCTCTGCTTGTTCAGGAAACTATTCGGCCACTGCCATAAGACCGAATGTAATTTTAGGGGGACGATTTAAAACTGATTTTAGTGAAATTAGAATTAGAGAAAATAATGCCTACTCAAGAAATGAAATATTATTGTATTCACTAGGTTCAATTTTCGTGAAAGAACTGGCAAGTTATTTGGCGATTGAGCATGGTGAACTTGATTTTGGAATTAAGCGATATGATACTTACTCAACAATTTTCATTTTTGATACTACCAAAGGAGGTGCCGGATATGCCAATCAATTCTTTTTATATGCAGATGAAATATTCAAACACTCTAAAAATAAGTTAGAATGTAATTGCCAAACCGCATGTACCAAATGTTTAATCGACAGAAAAACACAATGGCATATAAATCTTTTAGATAGAAATATAGCTTTAGAGTGGTTAAATAACATAACTGATTTTACAACTCCGGATGATATAATAAGTAGTTATCCTTCCGCAAAGAGAATGCTTGGTAGCATCAAACAAGAACTAACGAAGTTAAATTACGCATCTAAAATCAAAGAAGCATGGTTGTTTGTAAATCCGAATGTGCAAAGTTGGGATTTAGATAATATGTTGTTTTTAGAGAATTTAAAAAGTAAAGCAATAGTAAATATTGTACTAAAAGCAGCTCCAATCATTACAAATAACCAAGATGTAATGACATTAATTCAATTGTCTGCTTGGGCCAAATTATGGATTCAAAAAAGTGTTCCCAACGAAGCATTGACAACTATTTCTTTTGTTCAACTTCAAGACGGCACCAATCAAGAATATATTGTAAACGATACTGTTAACCTTGATTTAGATAACAACTGGGGTGAATCTGGTAATGCAGAGCTTTATAAGGTTAACAGTTTAGCAATTCCAACTTTGCAGTCATTTGAAACCGACAAATTACTAAATACAGGTGCTGTTTTCGAAGCAGAAATCAGCACAGATTCAATTCTAAGTTCGGTAAATCTTGCTGATGAGGTACTTAATAAACTTGGAAACAAAATAGATTTAGGCTCAAAAATGAAGGATAAAAAATTCAATGTTTCTTATTCAGACCGTTATCTAAAAACGCCTTTTGGTTGTTTGTTAATGTTACAATTCATTACCAGAATTCAAACGATGTTGCATTTTGAAATTGACAATTTTACTTTTTTTGGTCAGGAATTCTATAACGAAAGAACTCCTCAGAAGCTTTTCCACGAATTTAAGGATCGTGAATCACGAGATAGTTATTTAAAATCATTTAGTTATGAATTAGGCGCTAGTAATGTAAATGTAGTCTCTGATTCAATTCCACATTACCGATATTTTGAATTTAGTAATGATGAAATTAAAATTATAATTCGACCTGATGCAGGTATTGAACATGGATGGAAACTAAAGGATAATAATTTAAGAGTTGAAGAAATCAATGGTTTAGATAAGGATTTCGAAATCATCAAAATGAACAATCATCCTATTTTATATACAATTAGTATTGAGAATAGTTAA
- a CDS encoding helix-turn-helix transcriptional regulator, protein MSTNKHAIIRYQTLDKCFRNTGRNYAIDDLVEECNRAIYEYSGKDEGIKKRQIYDDIRFMESEQGWNIELKKVKDGRRVFYKYENPKFSISNQPLNETEANQLREALLTLERFKGLPQYKWINELNTRLESSFSLKQKSDVIISFEENEFLKGLEFIPELYNAILYKKVLNINYKSFKIENSTIIIINPYYLKQFNMRWFLFGKSNDYESITNLALDRIESIESVNQQYINSDIDFNEYFDDVLGVTVPKDIVETIILEVSESLLPYLKTKPIHGSQVIKEVDGKNYLQLKVIPNYELEMLILSHGEKIKVLEPLFFVEKLLDRVNKMKNNY, encoded by the coding sequence ATGTCTACAAATAAGCACGCTATAATTAGGTACCAAACTTTAGATAAGTGCTTCCGTAATACTGGGAGAAATTATGCTATTGATGACCTTGTGGAAGAATGTAATAGGGCAATTTATGAGTACTCAGGTAAAGATGAAGGAATAAAAAAAAGACAGATCTATGATGACATTAGATTTATGGAGAGTGAGCAAGGTTGGAACATAGAATTAAAGAAAGTTAAAGACGGTAGAAGAGTTTTTTATAAATATGAAAACCCAAAATTTTCTATTTCAAATCAACCGTTAAATGAAACTGAAGCAAACCAACTTAGAGAAGCTTTATTAACATTGGAAAGGTTCAAGGGATTGCCACAGTATAAGTGGATTAATGAGCTGAACACAAGATTAGAATCGTCCTTTAGTTTAAAGCAAAAGAGTGACGTTATAATTAGTTTTGAAGAAAACGAATTCTTAAAAGGATTAGAATTCATTCCTGAACTTTACAATGCTATTCTTTATAAAAAAGTATTAAATATAAATTATAAGAGCTTTAAAATAGAAAATTCTACGATAATTATAATTAATCCTTATTACCTGAAACAGTTCAACATGCGTTGGTTTCTATTCGGAAAATCAAATGATTATGAATCTATTACAAATTTAGCTTTAGATAGAATTGAAAGTATAGAATCCGTAAACCAACAATACATTAATTCTGACATTGATTTTAATGAATATTTTGATGATGTCCTTGGAGTTACAGTTCCTAAAGATATAGTCGAAACCATTATACTTGAAGTCAGTGAATCTCTATTACCTTATTTGAAAACTAAACCCATTCACGGTTCACAAGTGATAAAAGAGGTAGATGGTAAAAATTATTTACAATTGAAAGTAATACCCAATTATGAATTGGAAATGTTGATCTTGTCCCATGGAGAAAAAATAAAAGTATTGGAGCCATTATTTTTTGTTGAAAAACTTCTAGATAGAGTTAACAAAATGAAAAATAATTATTAG
- a CDS encoding helix-turn-helix domain-containing protein translates to MKPFTFDQIPIMMKTLYDKLEHLEKMIERISPTGENQDELLNIQETSKLLNLSVSTIYSKACKREIPFNKRGKHIYFYKHELMKWIKSGRVKTYLEIQNGI, encoded by the coding sequence ATGAAACCATTTACTTTTGACCAGATACCAATAATGATGAAAACACTATATGATAAATTAGAGCATTTGGAAAAAATGATTGAACGAATCTCCCCTACCGGAGAAAATCAAGATGAACTACTCAACATTCAAGAAACATCAAAACTTTTAAACCTATCAGTATCGACAATCTATAGTAAAGCATGCAAAAGGGAAATTCCATTTAATAAACGAGGCAAACACATTTATTTTTACAAACATGAGTTAATGAAATGGATTAAATCAGGTCGAGTAAAAACTTATTTAGAAATCCAAAATGGTATTTAA
- a CDS encoding ImmA/IrrE family metallo-endopeptidase: protein MSTRVENINKEIIEWAIIRNGNTLNDFYSQNANVECWIKGEKFPTVKQLEDFTHKVHVPFGYMFLPKPPEESIPLPFFRSANNQATNKVSLNVFHAIQIIQDRQNWLTEYLEELEFANLNFVGKYKVTDDYNSIVNDIRSTLNLESDWATKHSTWEEALDFLTHKIEEAGIIVTFNGIVGTNTKRPINVDECRGFVLVDKKAPFLFINAADAKAAQMFTLIHELAHIWLGESAGFDNQNLIPANDPIEKLCDQVAAEFLVPETYLLEKWKTTHDYKYLSRIFKVSQIVIARRALDLNLISKNDFISFYTQYIQEVKDKKDNQKDGGNFYFTARKRVSIRFASFVNKAVNDNKLLYREAYKLTNLKGDTYHKFVTEYLFR from the coding sequence GTGAGTACAAGAGTAGAAAATATAAATAAAGAAATTATAGAATGGGCTATTATTAGAAATGGTAATACCCTAAATGACTTTTATTCTCAAAACGCAAATGTAGAATGTTGGATTAAAGGCGAAAAATTCCCAACTGTAAAACAGCTTGAAGATTTTACACACAAAGTTCATGTTCCGTTTGGATATATGTTTCTTCCAAAACCACCAGAAGAAAGCATTCCTTTACCATTTTTTAGAAGTGCTAACAATCAAGCAACAAATAAAGTTAGTCTAAATGTTTTCCATGCCATACAAATTATTCAGGATAGGCAAAATTGGCTTACTGAATATTTAGAAGAACTTGAATTTGCTAATTTAAATTTCGTAGGCAAATACAAAGTCACAGACGATTACAATTCTATTGTAAATGATATTAGAAGTACTTTAAATTTAGAGTCTGATTGGGCTACAAAACATAGTACTTGGGAAGAAGCATTGGATTTCCTTACTCACAAAATTGAAGAAGCTGGTATTATAGTAACATTTAATGGAATAGTTGGCACAAACACTAAAAGACCAATTAATGTAGATGAATGTCGTGGCTTTGTATTAGTTGACAAAAAAGCTCCTTTTTTATTTATAAATGCTGCTGATGCTAAAGCCGCACAAATGTTCACTTTAATTCACGAACTTGCCCACATATGGCTTGGAGAAAGTGCTGGTTTCGATAATCAAAACCTTATTCCAGCTAACGATCCAATAGAAAAACTTTGTGATCAAGTTGCTGCAGAATTTTTAGTGCCTGAAACTTATCTGTTAGAAAAATGGAAGACTACTCACGATTACAAATATTTGAGTCGAATTTTTAAGGTAAGCCAAATTGTTATTGCACGAAGAGCACTAGATTTGAACTTGATTAGTAAGAATGATTTTATTAGCTTTTACACTCAATATATTCAAGAAGTAAAAGACAAAAAAGATAATCAAAAAGATGGTGGTAATTTTTATTTTACTGCAAGAAAAAGAGTGAGCATAAGATTTGCCTCATTCGTAAATAAAGCAGTAAATGATAATAAATTACTTTATCGAGAAGCTTATAAATTAACGAATTTAAAAGGTGATACATATCATAAGTTTGTCACTGAATATTTATTCCGATGA